The genomic interval AGTGGCACGTCCACCAGGGCCGTGCCGTTGCCCCAGACGATCAGGCGGCGGCGGCTCATGGCGATGGTGCCGGCGGCGATGTTCTCCCAGTTGGAGGAGGCGTAGTGCAGCGTGGTCCGATAACTGCGGTGTGCCACCGACCCTCCGACCGGGCCGAAGACCACGATCCCTTCCGATTCGAGATCCGAACGCAGTTGCAGCGGTAGCTCTTTCGAGCCGAACGCTCGGGACATCCACTTCACGGAGTGCCATCGTAGGGGGATCGCGCCGTTCGCGCCGATGGAGCTGGTCGAGCGACCTGCGCAAATGCCGAAACCCGACATCACAATTCGAACACGTCTCCGCAACGCGTACCAAGCTGGACGCACGACCAGATGCGCGCTAGGTTTCGAACGACACCAGGAGAGGGAGACCACCATGACCTCGGCGCCCGCCCGTGACCTCGGCCTGGCCGAACTGGCCGCCGCGATCGGCACCGGCACCACCTCCGCGGTGGCCGCCACCACCGCCGCCCTCGACCGGATCGAGGAGTCGCAGCCCCAGCTCAACGCCTTCCGGGTGGTACGCCGCGAGCGCGCCCTCGCCGAGGCGGCCGACGCCGACCGGCGGCTCGCGGCCGGGGATCGCCTGCCGCTGCTCGGCGTCCCGATCGCGATCAAGGATGACACCGATATCGCCGGGGAGCCAACCGCTTTCGGCTGCGGCGGCGACTTCCCACCCAAGACCGAGGACGCCGAATCGGTGCGGCGGCTGCGCGCGGCCGGTGCGGTGATCGTCGGCAAGACCAACACCTGCGAGATCGGCCAGTGGCCGTTCACCGATGCCCGGGCGTTCGGTTACACCCGCAACCCGTGGCACGCCGGGCACACGCCCGGCGGTTCCTCGGGCGGCTCCGCCGCCGCCGTCGCCGCCGGACTCGTCCCGGCCGCACTGGGTTCCGACGGCGCCGGGTCGGTGCGGATCCCGTCGTCGTGGACGAATCTGGTCGGCATCAAGCCGCAGCGCGGACGCATCTCGACGTGGCCGCTGGCCGAGGCTTTCAACGGGCTCACCGTGCACGGCCCGCTGGCGCGCACGGTCGCCGACGCGGCCCTGCTGCTCGACGTGGCCGCCGGGCCGCACCCGGGCGACAAGCACACCCCGGCCCCCGTGCGCGTCTCCGACTCGGTCGGGCGCGACCCGGGCCGCCGCAAAATAGCCCTGTCGCTGCGCATCCCGTTCACCGCCACGCGGACGGCGCTGGACCGCGAGGTCGCCGCCCGGGTGCACGCGACCGCGGGCGCCCTGCGCCGCCTCGGACACGAAGTGATCGTCGCCGACCTGCACTACGGCCTGCTGCTGGGCGCCACCTTCCTACCGCGCTCGATGGCGGGCATCCGGACCGAACTCGCGAAACTGCCCGGCGCTCAGGTGGATTCGCGCACCAGGTGCAACGCGGCCCTGGGCCTGCTGCTGGGCGGCCCCGCCCTGTTCGCGGCGCGGGCGGCCGAACCGTTGCTGCACAAGCGCATCGGCCGCTTCTTCGACGACTACGACCTGGTGCTCGCGCCCACCACCGCCACCCCGCCGCCGCCGGTCGACGCCATGGACGGCCTCGGCGTCTCCGCCACCGACGCGCTCATCACCGCAGCCTGCCCCTACACCTGGCCGTGGAACGTCCTGGGGTGGCCCAGCATCAACGTCCCGGCGGGCTTCACCGATGCCGGACTTCCGGTCGGCGCCCAGCTGATGGGTCCGGCCGAGTCCGAGCCACTGCTGGTTTCCGTTGCCGCCCAACTGGAATCGGAACTGCGTTGGGAGCGGCACCGCCCCGAGCCCTGGTGGGCGCGGTAGCCCGCTCGGACCACCGGTATCAGAGCGCCGGCGCGCTCCATGCCTCGTCGTCGACCCGGGAGGCGTCCGGGCAGCGATTCGACCGCGGATCGCCCGATTCCAGGTCGATCGCGGAGCCGTACAGGAGCACACAGCGCTGTTGCTGTCCCGAATCGCGAATATTGTCCGTGCGGAGAATTCCCAGCGTGGCATCGTGCGCGACGCGGTCCTGGTCGAAACGCAACGTCCCGGTCAAGCCGACATAGGGCTCATCGCGCATCTCCATGGCGACGGCGGCACGGTTCGGGACGGTTTCGGCCGCACCGACCCGCTCGAGTCGGCCCGCATTGCGCCGCGCCGCGTCGAGAATCATTCCGGCCACCTCGTACGCCAAACCGGTCCGGTCGGCGGGCCACGCCGGTCGATACCTCTCGCTGTCCTGGCTCAGTTCGGCAAGGAGGGCGCAGAACTCCGAATACGCCGGGCTGGCCTGCGGCCTGCCGACTCGCCCCGCGCCCGCGACGCAATCACGACCGCCCAGCACGGCCGGGGCGCCCTTGGTCACGTAGCGCACCGACAGCCCGATCGGGACGGCCTCGAGGCCGTGCGGATCGGCGATCACCCGGGTTACCGCGTCGTCGCCGAGGACGGTCGGCAGGTCGGCGCCACCGCAGCCCCGCACCGCGGACTCGAGGAACGGCACGAAATCGTAGTTGCGCCCGGCGAAGAAATGCACTGTGCTCGACTCGGCCACACCGTCGGAGCACAACGGATCCATCCCGCTCAGCTCACTCTGATGGGCCCACGGATGCGACTCGACGCGAATGGGCCTGGAGCCCAGCTCTTTTCGCAAGGCCGCGACGAGCGACCGCACGTACAGATCGGCGGGCTCGTCCGGATAGTAGATGACCACCCTGTCGTAGCGGCGCTGCCCGGCACGGGCACTTCCGTCCGGAAACCGCGCGCCCACAACATAATCGGAGACCAGCCGGGCCTGCTGCACGTTGTCCGGCACCGGCTGCAGGTACAGCGGTGACGCATCTGCGAGACCGTCGCCGGACAGCGTGGTAGGGACGACCGGCACACCCATCTCCCCGAAGCGGCCGATGACCTGCTCGGTGTCTTCGCTGCTGCGATCCATCCCGACCGCGGCCAGCACCCGGGGATCCGCGCGCACCAGCGGGCGCAACAGGTTGTCGACGACCCAGGGCGCGGCCCGCATGTTCAGCCCGCCGTTGGCCACGACCACCCGCAGCAGCGGCGCCGAGGCTTGCGGCGCCCGGTTCAGCTGACGTTGCCGCATGGCGAGTCCCGCAAGCTCTTCCGCCTGCGCCCGGGGGTAATACTCGCTGCTGTTCGCGGAGTAGGTCAACCCGGCGAAATAGATCAGCGACACCAGCGGCCGCCGCGGGCTCGCCACATGCCGCTGTTCGGCGATCTCGTTCTGGCGGAACACCTCTCGCTGCATATCGGTCAGCACCGGATCGGAGCCGAAGGTCAGCCGGTCGTCGGCGCTGTAGCCGACGCACTCCCCCGCGCGAATCACGGTGCCCGCGTGGGATTCACATGGTGCCTGCGGCGGCAGCAGCGACCGGGCCACCGGAACAGCGGCCACCAGCAGGACGACCACGGCCACCATGGCGACGACCTGCCGGCGCCGCGTCCAGAACGGCGGCAGGGGCGGCAGAGACCCGGGTCCGGCGGGCAACGGCGCGTCCGCGCGTGCCAGTGCGCCGGGCAGCGCCAGCGCCAGGTACCACGCACCGTCGGCATGCCGCCGCCGCAGCGCGCCGATGGCGTCCCGCCATTGCGCCAGCGGTCCGCGCGGCGCTCCGGTGCGGCCGGGCGGTTCGGCGAAAAACTGCTCGATCTCGCCGACGGGCCGATCGTCCGGGGCAACGGTCATCGTGGCGACGACTGCCAGCGGATCGAACATCCCGGTGTCGTTGCGAATGTCGTTGATCGCGCGCAGGAATTCGCCCGCGACGCTGCCCGGTTCCGCCGACTGCAGCAGCACCACCGGGTAGGCCGTGCGCCGCCAGCTCGACGGCCGCAGCAGGCGGCGGCGATACGCGCACCGCAGATCCTCCAGAAACGCGTGCACGAGCAGCTTGGCAACCTGCTCGGGGTCCTCGTGCCGCCGGTTGGGCTGGACCAGGCGGCCCGCGAAACCCAGGAAACTGACCGACAATTCGGGGCTGAGGTACCGCTGACCCATGAACCAGCGCGCCTCCCGCGACAACCCCGGCGCCCGCCCGCTGACGAACAGCCACAGCTGCAGCGCCGGCCACAGCCGCACCAGCACCTGCACCGGCCACGGGGTCTTGTCCGCGGCGGCGTCGGCCGCGTCGTGCACGGCGCCCTGCGGGCGGCCCCGGGCCACGCGCAGCAACTCGGGCACGCGATCCTCGAGTTCCGCCGTGACATCGACATCGGCGGCGAATTCCCGGCCGACCAGCCAGGCCGCGATGCGGTAGCGCGGGAAGGTGATCGGCCCGGCGCCGGAGTTGTCCATGGCCAGCCCGATCCGCAACCGGTCGAGCAGTCCGACCAGCGCGGTGAGGTCAGCGGTCGCCGCACCCCTCCTCGGCGGATCGGCGGTCACCAGGACCCGCGGGGCCGCCCGCCCGTTGCCCCGCACCAACCACGCCGACGTCCGCTCCAGCAGTGTGCTGTCGGCGGCGTTCGCGCCGACCAGGCATACGATCGGCGGTGGCAGCGGCCGCCGCCGGTGCCGCAACACGGTCCGCCAGACATGCGGCCACACCCGCGGCTTCTCGTCCGGCACGAACAGCGCGCGCAGCAGCGCCAAATACTCGACGACGATCTCCGGCACCCTCAGTCCCCATTGTGCAGCGCGTGGCGGGCACGGCGGTCACCCACCCGGTACGACGTGTTCGCCCGCACCGTGCTGCTCATCGCTGCGGTACGGCTGAAAACCCGAGTGTGCCAGGTAATCCCGGATCGTGCCGGGCTTCGCGTCCCGCGAACGACGCCGAGCCCGGTTCAGAAGCCCAGTTTGCCCAGCTGTTTCGGATCGCGCTGCCAATCCTTGGCGACCTTGACGTGCAGGTGCAGATAGATGCGGGTGCCGAGGATGTGCTCGATCTGCTTGCGGGCGGCGGTGCCGACTTCCTTCAGGCGCGAGCCGCCCTTGCCGATCACGATCGCCTTCTGGCTCGGGCGTTCCACGTACAGCAGCGCGTGGACGTCGAGCATGTCCTCGTGTTCCTCGCGCGGCAGCACCTCCTCGATGACGACCGCCAGCGAATGCGGCAGCTCGTCGCGCACGCCCTCCAGCGCGGCCTCGCGGATCAGCTCGGCCATCAGGGTTTCCTCGGGCTCGTCGGTCAGCTCGCCGTCGGGGTAGAACGCCGGGCCCTCCGGCATTTTCGAGGCGATGACATCGACCAGCACCTCGACCTGCTCGCCCCGCACCGCCGAGACCGGGACCACCTCCGCCTCCGGGCCGAGCAGTTGCGACACGGCGACCAGTTGCTGGGCGACCTGGTCCCGGCTCACCTTG from Nocardia wallacei carries:
- the era gene encoding GTPase Era, coding for MTGEFRSGFVCFVGRPNTGKSTLTNAMVGRKIAITSSRPQTTRHTIRGIVHREHAQLILVDTPGLHRPRTLLGQRLNDLVRDTYSEVDLIALCIPADEKIGPGDRWIVQQITQMAPKTTLLGVVTKIDKVSRDQVAQQLVAVSQLLGPEAEVVPVSAVRGEQVEVLVDVIASKMPEGPAFYPDGELTDEPEETLMAELIREAALEGVRDELPHSLAVVIEEVLPREEHEDMLDVHALLYVERPSQKAIVIGKGGSRLKEVGTAARKQIEHILGTRIYLHLHVKVAKDWQRDPKQLGKLGF
- a CDS encoding amidase, whose translation is MTSAPARDLGLAELAAAIGTGTTSAVAATTAALDRIEESQPQLNAFRVVRRERALAEAADADRRLAAGDRLPLLGVPIAIKDDTDIAGEPTAFGCGGDFPPKTEDAESVRRLRAAGAVIVGKTNTCEIGQWPFTDARAFGYTRNPWHAGHTPGGSSGGSAAAVAAGLVPAALGSDGAGSVRIPSSWTNLVGIKPQRGRISTWPLAEAFNGLTVHGPLARTVADAALLLDVAAGPHPGDKHTPAPVRVSDSVGRDPGRRKIALSLRIPFTATRTALDREVAARVHATAGALRRLGHEVIVADLHYGLLLGATFLPRSMAGIRTELAKLPGAQVDSRTRCNAALGLLLGGPALFAARAAEPLLHKRIGRFFDDYDLVLAPTTATPPPPVDAMDGLGVSATDALITAACPYTWPWNVLGWPSINVPAGFTDAGLPVGAQLMGPAESEPLLVSVAAQLESELRWERHRPEPWWAR